A genome region from Platichthys flesus chromosome 12, fPlaFle2.1, whole genome shotgun sequence includes the following:
- the ctbp2a gene encoding C-terminal-binding protein 2a isoform X2: MLVPNKQLSLGRSHSWDTLGGNEVQWERAEGVHEQQARVAGRRNSLSYGEGGGWYEPPPGVRPPDLDLKRDLYSYPDSHYGQLYAERHDPRGMRKGSVPDLNHYERATMAHRGSIPHQDYYSHDQAMTPRTAEGFYRPEHQTGQPQPHPISRSSSHFGMTPGARAAWDQSQGGRAGPQAPSSPLPPPPPPPSVHELSRAYREPGAVTAAKMMPDGQQRVPSRDPSPAHYGMEHMSPRYASEPPPLTGQSVYTDVNGRPLDAQQQAATCLVVDPASQGMIMRQDTASPYAVQQQQQLQQQQQIQQQQLQQQQQQQLQQQQIQQQQLQQQQLQQQQVQQQQLQQQQLQQQQLQQEQLQQHLQQQALPPQPTMPVNDPTLSMVGPVPVATVPLQNAVIATATPVPIETVPVLAPHHPAPPLPAPLPALPPTAPQTLLSVVSKKSVDPEFLALLRNEGLSESTISSLIHQGFDSTSMLAVMEENDVRTVAPNLGQARVLSRVVQNCKRPAEAPPAPSQPQTPMRGRSNSFSHRSDIYHHQQQQQQQHNPQHPSQALNVDTHLMGPQTPGAMHTISPRMGEVIGRRPSSAPSQQLLEASGGYPGQPPRSPGSYTGALMPVQSRPMSAYSSGGTMHGMHGMPLQSMQMMPQHMTGSMPTIPGSIHSMHGMPQHMPVSMPALPQPPQQAPKAYSTNYTVPMELMKRDRNAMPLSPMHSPHPSPQMMRKGGGSASDNIHIPMGAPIQGQGALVANQKLSRRTGPPVIVSTMQSPDTSIRPQIMNGPMHPRPLVALLDGRDCTVEMPILKDLATVAFCDAQSTQEIHEKVLNEAVGAMMYHTITLTREDLEKFKSLRIIIRIGSGYDNIDIKAAGELGIAVCNIPSAAVEETADSTLCHILNLYRRNTWLYQALREGTRVQSVEQIREVASGAARIRGETLGLIGFGRSGQAVAIRAKAFGFNILFYDPYLQDGLERSLGVQRVYTLQDLLYQSDCVSLHCNLNEHNHHLINDFTIKQMRQGAFLVNSARGGLVDEKALAQALKEGRIRGAALDVHESEPFSFSQGALKDAPNLICTPHTAWYSEQASLEMREAAATEIRRAVTGRIPDSLRNCVNKEFFITSAPWGMMEQQLTQVHPEINGAAYSRVNQTMVQAIATGGMQDKLYT, encoded by the exons ATGCTTGTCCCTAACAAACAGTTGAGTCTTGGTCGCTCCCACAGCTGGGACACTTTAGGTGGGAATGAGGTTCAGTGGGAGAGGGCTGAGGGCGTCCACGAGCAGCAGGCAAGAGTAGCGGGCCGGCGGAACTCTCTGTCCTacggggagggaggagggtggtACGAGCCTCCACCAGGGGTGCGTCCCCCTGACCTGGATTTGAAACGAGATTTGTATTCCTATCCAGACTCTCATTACGGGCAACTTTACGCAGAGCGACACGACCCACGAGGGATGAGGAAGGGCTCTGTGCCGGATCTCAACCACTACGAACGGGCGACCATGGCTCACAGAGGATCCATTCCACATCAGGATTACTATTCTCATGACCAAGCCATGACTCCTCGAACAGCGGAGGGCTTTTACAGACCAGAACACCAGACTGGGCAGCCTCAGCCTCATCCAATCAGTAGGTCAAGCTCTCATTTTGGGATGACTCCTGGGGCTCGTGCTGCATGGGAtcagagtcagggagggagagcGGGACCTCAAGCCCCTTCATCACCTCTAccgccccctccccctcccccgaGTGTTCACGAGTTGAGTCGAGCTTATAGAGAACCTGGTGCTGTAACTGCTGCCAAGATGATGCCAGATGGCCAACAGCGTGTACCCTCCCGAGACCCATCTCCTGCTCACTACGGTATGGAACACATGTCTCCCCGGTATGCTAGTGAGCCTCCACCTCTGACTGGTCAGTCAGTTTATACTGATGTTAATGGACGCCCGTTGGATGCACAGCAGCAGGCTGCTACCTGTCTTGTAGTAGATCCTGCCAGTCAAGGTATGATTATGAGGCAAGACACGGCCTCACCCTACGCCgttcagcaacagcagcaattacaacagcagcaacaaatacagcagcagcaattacagcagcagcaacagcaacaacttcaacagcaacaaatccaaCAACAGCAATTACAGCAACAGCAACTTCAGCAACAACAGGTACAGCAACAacagttacagcagcagcagcttcagcaacAGCAGTTACAGCaagaacagctgcagcagcatttgCAACAACAGGCCCTGCCACCTCAACCTACCATGCCTGTCAATGACCCTACCCTTTCTATGGTGGGCCCCGTTCCCGTTGCCACTGTCCCATTGCAGAATGCTGTAATTGCCACGGCTACACCTGTTCCTATCGAGACTGTCCCAGTTTTAGCTCCTCATCATCCTGCCCCTCCACtacctgctcctcttcctgctcttcctcccactGCCCCACAGACGCTTTTGTCTGTGGTTTCCAAGAAATCTGTTGATCCCGAGTTCCTCGCCCTGCTGCGAAATGAGGGTCTCTCTGAGAGCACCATCTCCTCTCTTATTCATCAGGGATTTGACTCTACTAGCATGCTGGCTGTCATGGAGGAGAATGATGTCCGCACCGTCGCACCCAACCTAGGCCAGGCTCGGGTACTGTCTCGCGTGGTCCAAAACTGCAAGCGGCCCGCTGAAGCTCCACCAGCCCCCTCCCAACCTCAGACCCCCATGCGAGGGCGCTCTAATAGCTTTAGCCATCGCTCAGACATCTAccaccatcagcagcagcagcagcagcagcacaatccACAACACCCTTCACAGGCTTTGAATGTGGACACACACCTAATGGGCCCACAAACCCCGGGGGCCATGCACACTATCTCCCCGCGAATGGGAGAAGTAATTGGTAGGAGGCCCAGTAGTGCCCCATCTCAGCAACTCCTGGAAGCCTCTGGAGGCTACCCGGGTCAACCACCTCGCTCGCCAGGGTCATATACTGGAGCCTTGATGCCTGTTCAGTCAAGACCCATGTCAGCCTACTCCTCTGGGGGCACAATGCATGGGATGCATGGGATGCCTCTGCAGAGTATGCAGATGATGCCACAGCATATGACCGGGTCTATGCCTACCATACCCGGGTCTATTCACTCCATGCATGGTATGCCACAACATATGCCTGTGTCAATGCCAGCTTTACCACAGCCACCACAACAGGCACCTAAAGCCTACTCCACCAACTACACAGTGCCCATGGAGTTGATGAAGAGGGACAGGAACGCAATGCCCCTGTCACCCATGCATAGTCCTCATCCTAGTCCTCAAATGATGCGTAAGGGTGGGGGATCAGCATCAGACAATATCCATATCCCTATGGGAGCCCCCATTCAAGGCCAAGGTGCCCTGGTTGCTAACCAGAAGCTAAGTCGACGCACAGGTCCACCAGTCATCGTGTCCACTATGCAGTCTCCAGATACAA gTATTCGGCCCCAGATTATGAATGGACCTATGCACccacgccccctggtggcgctGCTGGATGGGCGCGACTGCACCGTGGAGATGCCCATTCTCAAAGACCTGGCCACTGTGGCTTTCTGTGACGCCCAGTCCACACAGGAGATTCACGAAaag GTGCTGAACGAGGCAGTAGGAGCCATGATGTACCACACCATCACCCTGACCAGAGAGGACCTGGAGAAGTTCAAGTCGCTGCGCATCATCATCCGCATCGGCAGCGGCTACGACAACATCGACATCAAGGCGGCCGGGGAGCTCG GCATCGCAGTGTGTAACATTCCCTCAGCGGCTGTAGAAGAAACCGCCGACTCAACACTTTGCCACATCCTCAACCTGTATCGACGAAACACCTGGCTGTACCAGGCTCTCCGGGAGGGCACGCGGGTCCAGAGCGTGGAGCAGATCCGGGAGGTGGCGTCGGGGGCTGCGAGGATCCGAGGAGAGACGCTCGGCCTCATCGGCTTTG GTCGCTCGGGCCAGGCGGTGGCGATACGGGCCAAGGCGTTCGGCTTCAACATTCTCTTCTACGACCCCTACCTCCAGGACGGCTTGGAGCGCTCGCTGGGCGTTCAGCGGGTCTACACGCTCCAGGACCTGCTCTACCAGAGCGACTGCGTCTCCCTGCACTGTAACCTGAACGAACACAACCACCACCTCATCAACGACTTCACCATCAAACAG atgcgTCAAGGGGCTTTCCTGGTCAACTCGGCGCGGGGAGGTCTGGTGGATGAGAAAGCTCTGGCTCAGGCCCTGAAGGAGGGCAGGATACGGGGAGCCGCCTTGGACGTCCACGAGTCGGAGCCTTTCAG TTTTTCCCAGGGTGCCCTGAAAGACGCCCCCAACCTGATCTGCACCCCCCACACTGCCTGGTACAGCGAGCAGGCGTCACTGGAGATGAGGGAGGCCGCTGCCACAGAGATCCGCAGAGCCGTCACCG GCCGCATCCCCGACAGCCTCCGGAACTGCGTCAACAAAGAATTCTTCATCACCTCGGCGCCCTGGGGAatgatggagcagcagctgactcAAGTTCACCCTGAGATCAATGGCGCCGCCTACAG CCGAGTGAACCAAACCATGGTACAGGCCATAGCAACGGGGGGAATGCAGGACAAATTATATACGTAA
- the ctbp2a gene encoding C-terminal-binding protein 2a isoform X4, producing the protein MWRQHFPGIRPQIMNGPMHPRPLVALLDGRDCTVEMPILKDLATVAFCDAQSTQEIHEKVLNEAVGAMMYHTITLTREDLEKFKSLRIIIRIGSGYDNIDIKAAGELGIAVCNIPSAAVEETADSTLCHILNLYRRNTWLYQALREGTRVQSVEQIREVASGAARIRGETLGLIGFGRSGQAVAIRAKAFGFNILFYDPYLQDGLERSLGVQRVYTLQDLLYQSDCVSLHCNLNEHNHHLINDFTIKQMRQGAFLVNSARGGLVDEKALAQALKEGRIRGAALDVHESEPFSFSQGALKDAPNLICTPHTAWYSEQASLEMREAAATEIRRAVTGRIPDSLRNCVNKEFFITSAPWGMMEQQLTQVHPEINGAAYRFPPGVVGVAPGGIPGPMEGLMPGGVPITHTLPPGTHPSQTTSPNQPSKHGDSMREHMTEP; encoded by the exons ATGTGGAGACAGCATTTCCCAG gTATTCGGCCCCAGATTATGAATGGACCTATGCACccacgccccctggtggcgctGCTGGATGGGCGCGACTGCACCGTGGAGATGCCCATTCTCAAAGACCTGGCCACTGTGGCTTTCTGTGACGCCCAGTCCACACAGGAGATTCACGAAaag GTGCTGAACGAGGCAGTAGGAGCCATGATGTACCACACCATCACCCTGACCAGAGAGGACCTGGAGAAGTTCAAGTCGCTGCGCATCATCATCCGCATCGGCAGCGGCTACGACAACATCGACATCAAGGCGGCCGGGGAGCTCG GCATCGCAGTGTGTAACATTCCCTCAGCGGCTGTAGAAGAAACCGCCGACTCAACACTTTGCCACATCCTCAACCTGTATCGACGAAACACCTGGCTGTACCAGGCTCTCCGGGAGGGCACGCGGGTCCAGAGCGTGGAGCAGATCCGGGAGGTGGCGTCGGGGGCTGCGAGGATCCGAGGAGAGACGCTCGGCCTCATCGGCTTTG GTCGCTCGGGCCAGGCGGTGGCGATACGGGCCAAGGCGTTCGGCTTCAACATTCTCTTCTACGACCCCTACCTCCAGGACGGCTTGGAGCGCTCGCTGGGCGTTCAGCGGGTCTACACGCTCCAGGACCTGCTCTACCAGAGCGACTGCGTCTCCCTGCACTGTAACCTGAACGAACACAACCACCACCTCATCAACGACTTCACCATCAAACAG atgcgTCAAGGGGCTTTCCTGGTCAACTCGGCGCGGGGAGGTCTGGTGGATGAGAAAGCTCTGGCTCAGGCCCTGAAGGAGGGCAGGATACGGGGAGCCGCCTTGGACGTCCACGAGTCGGAGCCTTTCAG TTTTTCCCAGGGTGCCCTGAAAGACGCCCCCAACCTGATCTGCACCCCCCACACTGCCTGGTACAGCGAGCAGGCGTCACTGGAGATGAGGGAGGCCGCTGCCACAGAGATCCGCAGAGCCGTCACCG GCCGCATCCCCGACAGCCTCCGGAACTGCGTCAACAAAGAATTCTTCATCACCTCGGCGCCCTGGGGAatgatggagcagcagctgactcAAGTTCACCCTGAGATCAATGGCGCCGCCTACAG ATTCCCTCCTGGCGTGGTGGGCGTCGCCCCCGGTGGGATTCCTGGACCTATGGAGGGGTTGATGCCCGGGGGTGTCCCCATCACCCACACCCTGCCCCCTGGTACCCATCCGTCACAAACCACCTCCCCCAACCAACCCTCCAAACATGGCGACTCCATGAGAGAGCACATGACTGAGCCGTAG
- the ctbp2a gene encoding C-terminal-binding protein 2a isoform X1 — protein MLVPNKQLSLGRSHSWDTLGGNEVQWERAEGVHEQQARVAGRRNSLSYGEGGGWYEPPPGVRPPDLDLKRDLYSYPDSHYGQLYAERHDPRGMRKGSVPDLNHYERATMAHRGSIPHQDYYSHDQAMTPRTAEGFYRPEHQTGQPQPHPISRSSSHFGMTPGARAAWDQSQGGRAGPQAPSSPLPPPPPPPSVHELSRAYREPGAVTAAKMMPDGQQRVPSRDPSPAHYGMEHMSPRYASEPPPLTGQSVYTDVNGRPLDAQQQAATCLVVDPASQGMIMRQDTASPYAVQQQQQLQQQQQIQQQQLQQQQQQQLQQQQIQQQQLQQQQLQQQQVQQQQLQQQQLQQQQLQQEQLQQHLQQQALPPQPTMPVNDPTLSMVGPVPVATVPLQNAVIATATPVPIETVPVLAPHHPAPPLPAPLPALPPTAPQTLLSVVSKKSVDPEFLALLRNEGLSESTISSLIHQGFDSTSMLAVMEENDVRTVAPNLGQARVLSRVVQNCKRPAEAPPAPSQPQTPMRGRSNSFSHRSDIYHHQQQQQQQHNPQHPSQALNVDTHLMGPQTPGAMHTISPRMGEVIGRRPSSAPSQQLLEASGGYPGQPPRSPGSYTGALMPVQSRPMSAYSSGGTMHGMHGMPLQSMQMMPQHMTGSMPTIPGSIHSMHGMPQHMPVSMPALPQPPQQAPKAYSTNYTVPMELMKRDRNAMPLSPMHSPHPSPQMMRKGGGSASDNIHIPMGAPIQGQGALVANQKLSRRTGPPVIVSTMQSPDTSIRPQIMNGPMHPRPLVALLDGRDCTVEMPILKDLATVAFCDAQSTQEIHEKVLNEAVGAMMYHTITLTREDLEKFKSLRIIIRIGSGYDNIDIKAAGELGIAVCNIPSAAVEETADSTLCHILNLYRRNTWLYQALREGTRVQSVEQIREVASGAARIRGETLGLIGFGRSGQAVAIRAKAFGFNILFYDPYLQDGLERSLGVQRVYTLQDLLYQSDCVSLHCNLNEHNHHLINDFTIKQMRQGAFLVNSARGGLVDEKALAQALKEGRIRGAALDVHESEPFSFSQGALKDAPNLICTPHTAWYSEQASLEMREAAATEIRRAVTGRIPDSLRNCVNKEFFITSAPWGMMEQQLTQVHPEINGAAYRFPPGVVGVAPGGIPGPMEGLMPGGVPITHTLPPGTHPSQTTSPNQPSKHGDSMREHMTEP, from the exons ATGCTTGTCCCTAACAAACAGTTGAGTCTTGGTCGCTCCCACAGCTGGGACACTTTAGGTGGGAATGAGGTTCAGTGGGAGAGGGCTGAGGGCGTCCACGAGCAGCAGGCAAGAGTAGCGGGCCGGCGGAACTCTCTGTCCTacggggagggaggagggtggtACGAGCCTCCACCAGGGGTGCGTCCCCCTGACCTGGATTTGAAACGAGATTTGTATTCCTATCCAGACTCTCATTACGGGCAACTTTACGCAGAGCGACACGACCCACGAGGGATGAGGAAGGGCTCTGTGCCGGATCTCAACCACTACGAACGGGCGACCATGGCTCACAGAGGATCCATTCCACATCAGGATTACTATTCTCATGACCAAGCCATGACTCCTCGAACAGCGGAGGGCTTTTACAGACCAGAACACCAGACTGGGCAGCCTCAGCCTCATCCAATCAGTAGGTCAAGCTCTCATTTTGGGATGACTCCTGGGGCTCGTGCTGCATGGGAtcagagtcagggagggagagcGGGACCTCAAGCCCCTTCATCACCTCTAccgccccctccccctcccccgaGTGTTCACGAGTTGAGTCGAGCTTATAGAGAACCTGGTGCTGTAACTGCTGCCAAGATGATGCCAGATGGCCAACAGCGTGTACCCTCCCGAGACCCATCTCCTGCTCACTACGGTATGGAACACATGTCTCCCCGGTATGCTAGTGAGCCTCCACCTCTGACTGGTCAGTCAGTTTATACTGATGTTAATGGACGCCCGTTGGATGCACAGCAGCAGGCTGCTACCTGTCTTGTAGTAGATCCTGCCAGTCAAGGTATGATTATGAGGCAAGACACGGCCTCACCCTACGCCgttcagcaacagcagcaattacaacagcagcaacaaatacagcagcagcaattacagcagcagcaacagcaacaacttcaacagcaacaaatccaaCAACAGCAATTACAGCAACAGCAACTTCAGCAACAACAGGTACAGCAACAacagttacagcagcagcagcttcagcaacAGCAGTTACAGCaagaacagctgcagcagcatttgCAACAACAGGCCCTGCCACCTCAACCTACCATGCCTGTCAATGACCCTACCCTTTCTATGGTGGGCCCCGTTCCCGTTGCCACTGTCCCATTGCAGAATGCTGTAATTGCCACGGCTACACCTGTTCCTATCGAGACTGTCCCAGTTTTAGCTCCTCATCATCCTGCCCCTCCACtacctgctcctcttcctgctcttcctcccactGCCCCACAGACGCTTTTGTCTGTGGTTTCCAAGAAATCTGTTGATCCCGAGTTCCTCGCCCTGCTGCGAAATGAGGGTCTCTCTGAGAGCACCATCTCCTCTCTTATTCATCAGGGATTTGACTCTACTAGCATGCTGGCTGTCATGGAGGAGAATGATGTCCGCACCGTCGCACCCAACCTAGGCCAGGCTCGGGTACTGTCTCGCGTGGTCCAAAACTGCAAGCGGCCCGCTGAAGCTCCACCAGCCCCCTCCCAACCTCAGACCCCCATGCGAGGGCGCTCTAATAGCTTTAGCCATCGCTCAGACATCTAccaccatcagcagcagcagcagcagcagcacaatccACAACACCCTTCACAGGCTTTGAATGTGGACACACACCTAATGGGCCCACAAACCCCGGGGGCCATGCACACTATCTCCCCGCGAATGGGAGAAGTAATTGGTAGGAGGCCCAGTAGTGCCCCATCTCAGCAACTCCTGGAAGCCTCTGGAGGCTACCCGGGTCAACCACCTCGCTCGCCAGGGTCATATACTGGAGCCTTGATGCCTGTTCAGTCAAGACCCATGTCAGCCTACTCCTCTGGGGGCACAATGCATGGGATGCATGGGATGCCTCTGCAGAGTATGCAGATGATGCCACAGCATATGACCGGGTCTATGCCTACCATACCCGGGTCTATTCACTCCATGCATGGTATGCCACAACATATGCCTGTGTCAATGCCAGCTTTACCACAGCCACCACAACAGGCACCTAAAGCCTACTCCACCAACTACACAGTGCCCATGGAGTTGATGAAGAGGGACAGGAACGCAATGCCCCTGTCACCCATGCATAGTCCTCATCCTAGTCCTCAAATGATGCGTAAGGGTGGGGGATCAGCATCAGACAATATCCATATCCCTATGGGAGCCCCCATTCAAGGCCAAGGTGCCCTGGTTGCTAACCAGAAGCTAAGTCGACGCACAGGTCCACCAGTCATCGTGTCCACTATGCAGTCTCCAGATACAA gTATTCGGCCCCAGATTATGAATGGACCTATGCACccacgccccctggtggcgctGCTGGATGGGCGCGACTGCACCGTGGAGATGCCCATTCTCAAAGACCTGGCCACTGTGGCTTTCTGTGACGCCCAGTCCACACAGGAGATTCACGAAaag GTGCTGAACGAGGCAGTAGGAGCCATGATGTACCACACCATCACCCTGACCAGAGAGGACCTGGAGAAGTTCAAGTCGCTGCGCATCATCATCCGCATCGGCAGCGGCTACGACAACATCGACATCAAGGCGGCCGGGGAGCTCG GCATCGCAGTGTGTAACATTCCCTCAGCGGCTGTAGAAGAAACCGCCGACTCAACACTTTGCCACATCCTCAACCTGTATCGACGAAACACCTGGCTGTACCAGGCTCTCCGGGAGGGCACGCGGGTCCAGAGCGTGGAGCAGATCCGGGAGGTGGCGTCGGGGGCTGCGAGGATCCGAGGAGAGACGCTCGGCCTCATCGGCTTTG GTCGCTCGGGCCAGGCGGTGGCGATACGGGCCAAGGCGTTCGGCTTCAACATTCTCTTCTACGACCCCTACCTCCAGGACGGCTTGGAGCGCTCGCTGGGCGTTCAGCGGGTCTACACGCTCCAGGACCTGCTCTACCAGAGCGACTGCGTCTCCCTGCACTGTAACCTGAACGAACACAACCACCACCTCATCAACGACTTCACCATCAAACAG atgcgTCAAGGGGCTTTCCTGGTCAACTCGGCGCGGGGAGGTCTGGTGGATGAGAAAGCTCTGGCTCAGGCCCTGAAGGAGGGCAGGATACGGGGAGCCGCCTTGGACGTCCACGAGTCGGAGCCTTTCAG TTTTTCCCAGGGTGCCCTGAAAGACGCCCCCAACCTGATCTGCACCCCCCACACTGCCTGGTACAGCGAGCAGGCGTCACTGGAGATGAGGGAGGCCGCTGCCACAGAGATCCGCAGAGCCGTCACCG GCCGCATCCCCGACAGCCTCCGGAACTGCGTCAACAAAGAATTCTTCATCACCTCGGCGCCCTGGGGAatgatggagcagcagctgactcAAGTTCACCCTGAGATCAATGGCGCCGCCTACAG ATTCCCTCCTGGCGTGGTGGGCGTCGCCCCCGGTGGGATTCCTGGACCTATGGAGGGGTTGATGCCCGGGGGTGTCCCCATCACCCACACCCTGCCCCCTGGTACCCATCCGTCACAAACCACCTCCCCCAACCAACCCTCCAAACATGGCGACTCCATGAGAGAGCACATGACTGAGCCGTAG
- the ctbp2a gene encoding C-terminal-binding protein 2a isoform X3 — MALVDKQKVKRQRLDRICEGIRPQIMNGPMHPRPLVALLDGRDCTVEMPILKDLATVAFCDAQSTQEIHEKVLNEAVGAMMYHTITLTREDLEKFKSLRIIIRIGSGYDNIDIKAAGELGIAVCNIPSAAVEETADSTLCHILNLYRRNTWLYQALREGTRVQSVEQIREVASGAARIRGETLGLIGFGRSGQAVAIRAKAFGFNILFYDPYLQDGLERSLGVQRVYTLQDLLYQSDCVSLHCNLNEHNHHLINDFTIKQMRQGAFLVNSARGGLVDEKALAQALKEGRIRGAALDVHESEPFSFSQGALKDAPNLICTPHTAWYSEQASLEMREAAATEIRRAVTGRIPDSLRNCVNKEFFITSAPWGMMEQQLTQVHPEINGAAYRFPPGVVGVAPGGIPGPMEGLMPGGVPITHTLPPGTHPSQTTSPNQPSKHGDSMREHMTEP; from the exons gTATTCGGCCCCAGATTATGAATGGACCTATGCACccacgccccctggtggcgctGCTGGATGGGCGCGACTGCACCGTGGAGATGCCCATTCTCAAAGACCTGGCCACTGTGGCTTTCTGTGACGCCCAGTCCACACAGGAGATTCACGAAaag GTGCTGAACGAGGCAGTAGGAGCCATGATGTACCACACCATCACCCTGACCAGAGAGGACCTGGAGAAGTTCAAGTCGCTGCGCATCATCATCCGCATCGGCAGCGGCTACGACAACATCGACATCAAGGCGGCCGGGGAGCTCG GCATCGCAGTGTGTAACATTCCCTCAGCGGCTGTAGAAGAAACCGCCGACTCAACACTTTGCCACATCCTCAACCTGTATCGACGAAACACCTGGCTGTACCAGGCTCTCCGGGAGGGCACGCGGGTCCAGAGCGTGGAGCAGATCCGGGAGGTGGCGTCGGGGGCTGCGAGGATCCGAGGAGAGACGCTCGGCCTCATCGGCTTTG GTCGCTCGGGCCAGGCGGTGGCGATACGGGCCAAGGCGTTCGGCTTCAACATTCTCTTCTACGACCCCTACCTCCAGGACGGCTTGGAGCGCTCGCTGGGCGTTCAGCGGGTCTACACGCTCCAGGACCTGCTCTACCAGAGCGACTGCGTCTCCCTGCACTGTAACCTGAACGAACACAACCACCACCTCATCAACGACTTCACCATCAAACAG atgcgTCAAGGGGCTTTCCTGGTCAACTCGGCGCGGGGAGGTCTGGTGGATGAGAAAGCTCTGGCTCAGGCCCTGAAGGAGGGCAGGATACGGGGAGCCGCCTTGGACGTCCACGAGTCGGAGCCTTTCAG TTTTTCCCAGGGTGCCCTGAAAGACGCCCCCAACCTGATCTGCACCCCCCACACTGCCTGGTACAGCGAGCAGGCGTCACTGGAGATGAGGGAGGCCGCTGCCACAGAGATCCGCAGAGCCGTCACCG GCCGCATCCCCGACAGCCTCCGGAACTGCGTCAACAAAGAATTCTTCATCACCTCGGCGCCCTGGGGAatgatggagcagcagctgactcAAGTTCACCCTGAGATCAATGGCGCCGCCTACAG ATTCCCTCCTGGCGTGGTGGGCGTCGCCCCCGGTGGGATTCCTGGACCTATGGAGGGGTTGATGCCCGGGGGTGTCCCCATCACCCACACCCTGCCCCCTGGTACCCATCCGTCACAAACCACCTCCCCCAACCAACCCTCCAAACATGGCGACTCCATGAGAGAGCACATGACTGAGCCGTAG